A genomic region of Anaerolineales bacterium contains the following coding sequences:
- a CDS encoding DUF1574 family protein: MKRLLSKLALLFVPVFLLVGLVNYVVDPSLLFGTGRVEREMAQAMLNEQNIANILNYDHRLLQKFYFAGLQQTPDMVVLGSSRSMLVRASYFPGQRLYNAAVAGGSVEDFLAIDQVMRNNGHRPKTVILDISPWVFNRQNGQTRWRSLASEYFQALDRLGIDHGLDEYWRSLDVEKYSALFSLPYLQESLRWANRENSYYFTERSHTGEVLKLSDGSRVYGDEEEKRSAAELQKLVSTAVDNLSPFNQLDPFFMQVFETFVAGLQAEGVEVVFFLAPYPPAMYAADAMQPGAQAVEQYLHSFAARHGITVVGSYDPAALGCDASEFYDAVHPRPSCIAKLGLEALAGGH, translated from the coding sequence ATGAAACGTCTGCTCAGCAAACTCGCCTTGTTATTTGTGCCCGTCTTCCTGTTGGTAGGCCTGGTGAATTATGTAGTGGACCCCTCGCTGCTGTTTGGCACCGGCCGCGTGGAGCGCGAGATGGCGCAGGCCATGCTCAACGAGCAAAACATTGCCAATATCTTGAATTATGATCATCGCTTGTTGCAAAAATTCTACTTTGCCGGCCTGCAACAAACGCCGGACATGGTTGTCTTAGGCTCCAGCCGCAGCATGCTGGTGCGGGCAAGCTATTTCCCCGGCCAGCGCCTGTACAACGCCGCGGTGGCCGGAGGCAGCGTGGAAGATTTCCTCGCCATCGATCAAGTGATGCGCAACAATGGGCACAGGCCGAAAACAGTGATCCTGGATATCAGCCCCTGGGTGTTTAACCGCCAGAATGGGCAAACACGCTGGCGCAGCCTGGCCAGCGAATACTTCCAAGCGCTAGACCGCCTGGGGATCGACCATGGCCTGGACGAGTACTGGCGCAGCCTGGACGTGGAGAAATACTCCGCCTTGTTTTCGCTGCCGTATTTGCAAGAGTCGCTTCGCTGGGCCAATCGAGAAAACAGCTATTACTTCACCGAGCGCAGCCATACCGGCGAGGTGCTCAAGCTTAGCGATGGCTCGCGCGTCTATGGAGACGAAGAAGAGAAGCGCAGCGCGGCTGAACTGCAGAAGCTAGTGAGCACGGCGGTAGATAATCTGAGCCCATTCAACCAGCTCGATCCGTTCTTTATGCAGGTGTTCGAAACTTTTGTGGCCGGCTTGCAAGCCGAAGGCGTGGAGGTGGTGTTCTTCTTAGCCCCCTATCCGCCTGCGATGTACGCAGCAGACGCCATGCAGCCCGGCGCACAAGCAGTTGAGCAATACTTGCATAGCTTCGCGGCTCGACACGGCATCACGGTGGTGGGTTCGTATGACCCAGCGGCGCTGGGTTGCGATGCCAGCGAATTCTACGACGCGGTGCACCCGCGCCCCAGCTGCATTGCCAAGCTGGGCCTCGAGGCGCTGGCCGGCGGGCACTAG
- a CDS encoding acetyl-CoA C-acetyltransferase: MTHQNEAVIIDGVRTPIGALGGVLAAVRPDDMAALVLQALVARTGVNPAEVEEVYMGCANQAGEDNRNVARMAVLLANFPVEVPAVTLNRLCASGLSAVNAAARAIKAGDGDMYIAAGVESMTRSPYAVAKAAQGYEYGNVTMWDTTLGWRFPNAKLKEMFGNDSMGETAENIYDATPISREEQDRFALQSHQRAIAAMDAGRFTDEIVPVPVPQRKGDPILVATDERPRRDTSLESLAKLRPAFRKDGTVTAGNSSGLNDGASALLLTSAEKAAALGLKPMARIVASAAAGVPPRTMGMGPVPAVRKALARAGLTVSDIGLVELNEAFAVQSLAVLRELGISEEITNVNGGAIALGHPLGCSGARILTTLLHEMRRRAPSMPRPFYGLATLCVGVGQGEATIVEWLES, from the coding sequence ATGACCCACCAAAATGAAGCAGTGATCATTGACGGCGTGCGCACCCCTATTGGCGCGCTCGGCGGCGTGCTGGCTGCGGTGCGCCCCGATGATATGGCTGCCTTGGTATTACAAGCCTTGGTGGCGCGCACCGGGGTGAACCCCGCTGAAGTGGAAGAAGTCTATATGGGCTGCGCCAACCAGGCCGGCGAAGACAACCGCAACGTGGCCCGCATGGCGGTGCTCCTGGCTAACTTCCCGGTAGAGGTGCCTGCGGTGACGCTTAACCGCCTGTGCGCCTCCGGCCTGAGCGCAGTCAACGCCGCGGCACGCGCCATCAAAGCCGGCGATGGCGATATGTACATCGCCGCCGGCGTGGAAAGCATGACGCGCTCACCCTATGCGGTGGCCAAGGCCGCCCAAGGCTACGAATATGGCAATGTGACCATGTGGGATACCACGCTGGGCTGGCGTTTCCCCAATGCCAAACTCAAAGAGATGTTCGGCAACGACTCGATGGGGGAGACGGCCGAAAATATCTACGATGCCACGCCGATCTCGCGTGAAGAGCAGGATCGCTTCGCCTTGCAAAGCCACCAGCGCGCCATCGCCGCGATGGATGCCGGGCGCTTCACAGATGAAATTGTGCCCGTGCCGGTGCCGCAGCGTAAGGGCGATCCGATTCTGGTGGCTACCGACGAGCGCCCACGCCGCGATACCAGCCTGGAGAGCCTGGCCAAGCTGCGCCCGGCCTTCCGCAAAGATGGCACGGTCACCGCAGGCAACTCCTCCGGCCTGAACGATGGCGCTTCGGCTCTCTTGCTCACCAGCGCTGAGAAGGCCGCCGCCCTCGGGCTCAAGCCGATGGCACGCATCGTCGCCTCGGCCGCCGCTGGCGTGCCGCCGCGCACCATGGGCATGGGCCCGGTGCCCGCCGTGCGCAAGGCGCTGGCTCGCGCCGGCCTGACCGTCAGCGACATCGGCCTGGTTGAGCTCAACGAAGCGTTCGCGGTGCAATCGCTGGCCGTGTTGCGCGAACTGGGCATCAGCGAAGAGATCACTAACGTGAATGGCGGCGCGATCGCCCTCGGACATCCACTGGGCTGCTCCGGGGCGCGCATTCTCACCACCTTGCTGCACGAAATGCGCCGCCGTGCCCCCAGCATGCCGCGGCCCTTCTATGGCCTGGCTACGTTGTGCGTCGGCGTGGGGCAGGGCGAAGCCACGATCGTGGAGTGGCTCGAGAGCTAA
- a CDS encoding methyltransferase domain-containing protein has translation MTERIWLDALEATRPYQWLRLQMNRGLVSFLQRAVLEGRQGLRLAEVACGSGFAAHLLSQFPQVGLSIAADLNLEDYRQAHIPAFQAAFLLTDLFRPAIQPESLDLVWNSSSIEEIDNPEQAVACMARLAKPGGMVFVGVPSRYGLAGLLRLLPSARTRAWLGRVYSLAQLRSLLAGAGLQPVRHTSYLFGTFIGVLAQKTR, from the coding sequence ATGACTGAACGAATCTGGTTGGATGCCCTGGAAGCTACGCGCCCCTACCAATGGCTGCGTTTGCAAATGAACCGTGGTCTGGTGAGCTTCCTGCAGCGCGCCGTGCTGGAAGGGCGCCAGGGGTTGCGCCTGGCCGAAGTAGCCTGCGGCAGCGGCTTTGCCGCGCACTTGCTCAGCCAGTTTCCGCAGGTGGGCCTGAGCATCGCCGCCGATCTAAACCTTGAGGATTACCGCCAGGCACACATTCCCGCGTTTCAGGCCGCCTTCCTGCTGACCGATCTATTCCGCCCGGCGATTCAACCCGAGTCGTTGGATTTAGTGTGGAACTCCTCTTCGATCGAGGAGATTGATAACCCCGAGCAGGCCGTGGCCTGCATGGCGCGCCTGGCCAAGCCTGGCGGCATGGTCTTCGTCGGGGTGCCTAGCCGGTACGGGCTGGCCGGGCTGCTGCGCCTGCTGCCCTCTGCGCGCACGCGCGCCTGGCTGGGGCGCGTGTACAGCCTGGCACAATTGCGCAGCCTGCTGGCCGGCGCCGGGCTGCAGCCGGTGCGCCACACCTCGTACCTGTTCGGTACATTTATTGGCGTACTGGCACAGAAAACCCGCTAG
- a CDS encoding methyltransferase domain-containing protein, with protein MQAAEYQYLHAAEQRLWWLRAVHLAVRRLLPTPSGQRLLELGCGTGGLLSALQRAGYQVTGLDYASEAVRFSQARQVGPVLRASGNQLPFAANSFDLLTCIDVLEVGSVNPHELVANALRVLRPGGQALFLMAAHQWLYSEHDRAVNSVRRFNLTQLRSLFAGQPVQFLRGSYLFFLLFPLMALRKLFNKPGQGVSRSDVRLFPGLINEPLYWLSWLEMQVLRWVNLPIGTSVLVVVRKND; from the coding sequence ATGCAGGCGGCTGAATACCAGTATCTGCATGCTGCCGAGCAGCGCTTGTGGTGGCTGCGCGCGGTTCACTTGGCGGTGCGGCGCTTGCTGCCCACGCCTTCCGGCCAGCGCCTGCTGGAGCTGGGCTGTGGCACCGGCGGCCTGCTCAGCGCGCTGCAGCGTGCCGGCTACCAGGTCACCGGCTTGGATTACGCCAGCGAAGCCGTGCGCTTCAGCCAGGCGCGCCAGGTTGGCCCAGTGCTGCGCGCCAGCGGCAACCAGTTGCCCTTTGCCGCCAATAGCTTCGATCTGCTCACTTGCATTGATGTGCTCGAGGTCGGTTCGGTGAATCCGCACGAGTTGGTTGCGAATGCTCTGCGCGTGCTACGCCCCGGCGGCCAGGCCCTGTTCCTGATGGCCGCCCACCAGTGGCTCTACAGTGAGCACGACCGCGCGGTCAACTCCGTACGCCGCTTCAATCTCACGCAACTGCGCAGCCTGTTCGCCGGCCAGCCGGTGCAGTTTCTGCGGGGCAGCTATCTCTTCTTCCTTTTATTTCCTTTGATGGCCCTGCGCAAGCTGTTTAACAAACCCGGTCAAGGCGTCAGTCGCTCCGATGTGCGCCTTTTCCCTGGCCTAATCAATGAACCCTTATACTGGCTCTCGTGGTTGGAAATGCAAGTGCTGCGCTGGGTAAACTTACCCATCGGCACTTCCGTATTGGTGGTGGTGAGAAAAAATGACTGA
- a CDS encoding glycosyltransferase yields MRPKDSLVSIIVPTYNEKEHITALIEALYAAIPAPLEVIVVDDASPDGTADLVAALQHPNLRLIRRKARGLAAAFHRGILEARGDILGWMDADMTMPAAVMNQLIEQLDHDHIAIGSRYVEGGSDNRHPVRTLASRAINALARIVLNNAVRDYDSGFIAIRREVFDYVTLIPFGYGDYFIEFIYDAHRAGLRIKEVGYAFRDRSVGVSKSAPSLISFFITGLRYILRIFSLRLRFLTGRD; encoded by the coding sequence ATGCGCCCCAAAGATAGCCTGGTTTCCATCATTGTCCCTACCTATAACGAGAAAGAGCACATCACTGCCCTGATCGAAGCGTTGTATGCCGCCATCCCGGCCCCGCTGGAAGTCATCGTGGTGGATGATGCCTCACCGGATGGCACTGCCGATCTGGTGGCGGCGCTGCAGCATCCCAACCTGCGCCTGATCCGCCGCAAAGCGCGCGGCCTGGCCGCCGCTTTCCATCGCGGCATCCTTGAGGCGCGTGGCGATATTCTCGGCTGGATGGATGCCGACATGACCATGCCCGCGGCGGTGATGAACCAGCTGATCGAGCAGTTGGATCACGATCACATTGCTATCGGCTCGCGCTATGTGGAAGGCGGCAGCGATAACCGCCACCCCGTGCGCACCCTGGCCAGCCGCGCGATCAACGCCTTGGCGCGTATCGTGCTCAACAATGCGGTGCGCGATTACGACAGCGGTTTCATTGCCATTCGCCGAGAAGTGTTCGATTACGTCACCTTGATTCCTTTTGGGTACGGCGATTATTTCATTGAGTTTATCTACGATGCCCATCGCGCCGGCCTGCGCATCAAAGAGGTCGGCTATGCCTTTCGCGATCGCAGCGTGGGTGTGTCCAAATCGGCCCCTTCGCTGATCAGCTTTTTTATCACCGGGTTGCGCTATATCCTGCGGATCTTTAGCCTGCGCCTGCGTTTCCTCACCGGGCGAGATTAA
- a CDS encoding DMT family transporter, with amino-acid sequence MPMRFIGELAGLATAIFFAGGASFFTLSSRLAGSQVVNRTRLLAATLILLMIHSLLYGGPIPQAEDTRWIWLGLSGVIGLTLGDAALFQAFVQLGARLTMLVFSTAPVVAAILGYFLFGETLGALQLLGMLLSLGGVLWVVSEQEGGERGHAERRVYLAGLGFAFLAALGQALGTITAKFGLAGEFPALSAQVMRMLAATGSIWLFAILRRQVRPTLRTLRSQPKALGLLLIGALFGPISGVWLSLVSIQNTEVGVASTLIAMVPIFLLPIGYFVFKEKLSVRGIAGTLLALAGVGILFLA; translated from the coding sequence ATGCCCATGCGATTCATTGGTGAGTTGGCCGGGCTGGCGACGGCGATTTTCTTTGCTGGTGGCGCCAGCTTCTTTACATTGAGCTCGCGCCTGGCGGGCTCACAAGTGGTCAACCGCACGCGCTTGCTGGCGGCCACCCTGATCCTGCTAATGATCCACTCCCTGCTGTATGGTGGCCCGATCCCGCAGGCGGAGGACACGCGCTGGATCTGGCTGGGCCTCTCCGGTGTGATCGGCCTGACCTTGGGCGATGCGGCGTTGTTCCAGGCCTTCGTGCAGTTGGGAGCGCGCCTCACCATGCTGGTCTTCAGCACCGCCCCTGTAGTGGCGGCCATCCTGGGCTATTTCCTCTTCGGCGAAACCCTCGGCGCGCTGCAATTGCTGGGCATGCTGCTGAGTCTGGGCGGTGTACTGTGGGTCGTCTCGGAGCAAGAAGGCGGCGAGCGCGGCCATGCCGAGCGGCGTGTGTATCTGGCCGGGCTCGGCTTCGCCTTCCTGGCGGCGCTGGGGCAGGCGCTGGGCACGATCACAGCCAAGTTTGGCCTGGCGGGTGAGTTCCCGGCGCTTTCGGCACAAGTGATGCGCATGCTGGCGGCCACGGGCAGCATTTGGCTGTTTGCCATCCTGCGCCGCCAAGTTAGGCCTACGCTGCGCACACTGCGCAGCCAGCCCAAAGCTTTGGGGCTGCTGCTGATCGGTGCGCTGTTCGGCCCGATCAGCGGGGTATGGCTCTCCTTGGTTTCGATCCAGAATACGGAGGTGGGCGTTGCCAGCACGCTGATCGCCATGGTGCCGATCTTCCTGCTGCCGATCGGCTATTTCGTCTTCAAGGAGAAGCTGAGCGTGCGCGGGATTGCTGGCACGCTGCTGGCATTGGCGGGAGTAGGCATCTTGTTCCTCGCATGA
- a CDS encoding dihydrodipicolinate synthase family protein, translated as MPSPNLTHPLSGVYAAAVTPLHPDDTPDLAAWPALLGFLAERGAHGALLLGTTGEGTSFSAAERVAIFKAAAAARPEEFRLLAGTGTPSLSETIALNQTAYELGFEATVVLPPYFVRNASEDGLFDWYSQVIERSVPEGRWLLGYHIPALSGVPLPLSLLQRLHAAYPTRFAGLKDSTGDLASAAAYAAGLPGCAVLVGNDKLMTSGLQAGAAGAITALANLRCGELRAVYEGFLWNTDASEHQATLDAARAAMDAMPPAPAYLKAMLHTQHGLPHWPVRSPLRNFSAEQVQ; from the coding sequence ATGCCCTCCCCAAACCTCACCCATCCATTATCCGGCGTGTACGCCGCGGCGGTCACTCCACTGCACCCTGACGATACGCCGGATCTGGCCGCCTGGCCAGCGCTGCTAGGCTTCTTGGCCGAGCGCGGCGCCCACGGAGCGCTGCTGCTCGGCACCACCGGCGAGGGCACCAGCTTCTCGGCCGCGGAGCGCGTGGCGATCTTCAAGGCGGCCGCGGCGGCCCGCCCCGAGGAGTTTCGCCTGCTAGCGGGCACGGGCACGCCTAGCCTGAGTGAGACGATTGCGCTCAACCAGACGGCCTACGAACTAGGCTTTGAGGCGACGGTAGTGCTGCCGCCCTATTTTGTGCGCAACGCCAGCGAAGACGGCTTGTTTGATTGGTATAGCCAAGTGATCGAACGCAGTGTGCCTGAGGGCCGCTGGCTGCTGGGTTATCACATCCCTGCGCTGAGCGGCGTGCCGCTGCCGCTCAGCCTGCTGCAGCGCCTGCACGCCGCCTACCCTACGCGCTTTGCCGGCTTGAAAGACTCCACAGGCGATCTGGCTTCCGCCGCGGCGTATGCCGCGGGGCTGCCGGGCTGCGCGGTGCTGGTGGGCAACGACAAGCTGATGACCAGCGGCCTGCAAGCCGGTGCGGCCGGGGCGATCACGGCGCTGGCCAACCTGCGCTGCGGTGAACTGCGCGCGGTTTACGAGGGCTTCTTGTGGAACACGGATGCCAGCGAGCACCAGGCCACGCTGGACGCGGCGCGTGCGGCGATGGACGCCATGCCGCCAGCGCCGGCCTACCTCAAGGCGATGCTGCACACGCAACACGGCCTGCCGCACTGGCCAGTGCGCAGCCCGCTGCGTAACTTCTCTGCCGAGCAGGTGCAATAG
- a CDS encoding LacI family DNA-binding transcriptional regulator: MSRIEEIARQAGVSRSTVSRVINNDPNVKDSTRQRVLEVVSSNNYVPNRAARKLAGGRTSVIGLVIPIRVSSLFGEPFFPILVQSVTHHSNQLNHSVMLWLGEPEHERRSITQILSNDLLDGVIVSSLQDRDPIVAALHQSQIPFVLIGRYPGTLPVNYVDIDNEEGTRRAINYLIATGHKRIATITGVEGTLVQRQRLEAYRAALGEAGITVDENLIAAGGFVEEGGYTAMQKIAPYRPDAVFATNDAMAAGAIRYLHEQGMRVPQDVAIVGFDDAPFAANHKPALTTIAQPIAELGRHAVDMLMQLIGRQPTQPLSKILPSELVIRESA, from the coding sequence ATGAGCAGGATTGAAGAAATCGCCAGACAAGCAGGGGTTTCGCGTTCCACCGTTTCTCGGGTGATCAACAATGACCCCAATGTCAAGGACAGTACGCGCCAGCGTGTGCTCGAGGTAGTTTCTTCAAATAACTACGTGCCCAATCGCGCCGCCCGCAAGCTGGCTGGCGGCCGCACCAGCGTAATTGGCCTGGTGATTCCCATTCGCGTCTCCAGCCTGTTCGGCGAGCCCTTCTTCCCAATTCTGGTGCAAAGTGTCACCCATCACAGCAATCAGCTCAATCACTCGGTGATGCTTTGGTTGGGCGAGCCAGAACACGAACGCAGAAGCATTACCCAGATCCTGAGCAACGACCTTCTTGACGGGGTGATTGTCTCCTCCCTACAAGACCGTGATCCGATCGTCGCCGCACTGCACCAGTCGCAGATCCCTTTTGTCCTCATTGGCCGTTATCCGGGCACACTGCCGGTTAACTATGTGGATATTGATAATGAAGAGGGCACCCGCCGGGCCATCAACTACCTCATCGCAACTGGCCATAAGCGGATTGCCACCATCACCGGCGTGGAGGGCACTCTGGTTCAGCGCCAGCGCCTCGAGGCTTACCGTGCCGCGCTGGGCGAGGCAGGCATAACGGTGGACGAGAACCTGATTGCCGCGGGTGGTTTTGTAGAAGAGGGCGGGTATACGGCCATGCAAAAGATCGCGCCCTACAGGCCAGATGCGGTCTTTGCCACTAACGATGCCATGGCCGCCGGAGCCATCCGTTACCTACACGAGCAGGGCATGCGTGTGCCACAGGATGTGGCCATCGTGGGTTTTGATGACGCGCCCTTTGCAGCCAACCACAAGCCAGCGCTCACCACCATTGCGCAGCCGATTGCTGAGTTGGGGCGCCACGCGGTGGATATGCTCATGCAGCTGATCGGGCGCCAGCCAACACAGCCGCTCTCAAAGATACTTCCTTCCGAACTGGTGATCCGCGAATCTGCCTAG
- a CDS encoding FAD-binding oxidoreductase, translating into MSKQSAEIVICGAGILGVSTAYALAQQGIKDIVMIDERPPLTLTSDKSSECYRNWWPGPGDAMVQLMNRSITLMEARAAACNNMFKLNRRGYLYVTTDAQQIAGLRAAAAEAAQLGAGALREHAAGSASYQPQHAEGYEGPDGSDLITDPALIQQHFPYLAPETAGVLHVRRAGWLSAQSYGMWMWEQARAAGVKLITGCVVGVDIQNGAVSAVRLADGTVIETSTFVNAAGPHIASVGKLLGIEVPVYNELHLKAAFNDNLAAVGRDAPLVICADEQELPWGEDERAMLAEDPETAWLLGRLPSGAHTRPEGDAAAQSILILWDVHNEKVEPSFPIADDPLYAETAIRGLGRILPGMRGYLERMPRPSVDGGYYTKTQENRPLAGPLGVQGAYIIGAASGYGIMAAAGLAELVAGHISGGELPGYAPLFSLQRYEDASYQALLANWGESWQL; encoded by the coding sequence ATGAGCAAACAATCTGCCGAGATCGTGATTTGTGGCGCCGGGATTTTGGGCGTTAGCACGGCCTATGCCCTGGCACAGCAGGGCATAAAAGATATCGTCATGATCGACGAGCGCCCGCCACTGACGCTCACCTCGGATAAATCCAGCGAGTGCTACCGCAACTGGTGGCCTGGCCCGGGCGATGCGATGGTGCAGTTGATGAACCGCAGCATCACACTGATGGAAGCACGCGCCGCGGCCTGCAACAACATGTTCAAGCTCAACCGGCGCGGTTACCTCTACGTCACCACCGATGCGCAGCAGATCGCGGGTTTGCGCGCCGCGGCCGCGGAGGCCGCGCAATTGGGCGCCGGCGCCCTGCGTGAGCACGCCGCGGGCAGCGCCAGCTACCAGCCGCAGCATGCCGAGGGCTATGAAGGGCCTGACGGCTCAGACCTGATCACAGACCCGGCACTGATCCAGCAACACTTTCCCTACCTGGCACCGGAGACGGCAGGCGTGTTGCATGTGCGCCGGGCTGGCTGGCTGAGCGCGCAGAGTTATGGCATGTGGATGTGGGAGCAAGCGCGTGCGGCTGGCGTTAAGCTGATCACAGGCTGCGTGGTGGGCGTAGACATCCAAAACGGTGCGGTGAGTGCGGTGCGTTTGGCCGATGGCACCGTCATTGAGACCAGCACCTTTGTAAATGCCGCCGGGCCGCACATTGCCTCAGTGGGCAAGCTGCTGGGTATTGAAGTGCCCGTCTATAACGAACTGCACCTCAAGGCGGCCTTTAACGACAACTTGGCGGCGGTGGGGCGAGATGCGCCGCTGGTGATCTGTGCCGATGAGCAGGAGTTGCCCTGGGGCGAGGACGAGCGCGCCATGCTGGCCGAGGATCCTGAGACGGCCTGGCTGCTCGGCCGCTTGCCTTCCGGCGCCCACACGCGCCCAGAAGGCGATGCCGCCGCACAAAGTATCCTGATCCTGTGGGATGTGCACAACGAGAAAGTAGAGCCCAGCTTCCCGATCGCAGACGACCCGCTGTACGCCGAAACGGCGATCCGCGGCCTAGGGCGCATTCTGCCCGGCATGCGCGGCTACCTGGAGCGCATGCCGCGCCCCAGCGTGGATGGCGGCTACTACACCAAAACGCAGGAGAACCGCCCGCTGGCCGGGCCGCTGGGCGTGCAGGGCGCCTATATCATCGGCGCGGCGTCTGGCTACGGCATCATGGCCGCCGCCGGCCTGGCGGAGCTGGTGGCTGGGCACATTAGCGGGGGCGAGCTACCCGGCTATGCCCCGCTATTTAGCCTGCAACGTTATGAGGATGCTAGCTACCAAGCGTTACTAGCCAACTGGGGCGAGAGCTGGCAGTTGTAG
- a CDS encoding restriction endonuclease: MPRRKRNTSDAAELVWNMAWLILLGLFGTLPWLRSLAYVLIGAGVVVVIWRLVRYFKFTRPLNIAQVDEMSGPEFERFIAKLLAYQGYEVRCIGGLDDYGVDLIASRGGRKHAIQAKRWKQPVSIEAVRAAIAGMAYHHCDRAVVITSSHFTRPAKELARGTQCLLIDRQQLALEIGKWQQAQKPSS, encoded by the coding sequence ATGCCTAGGCGAAAACGCAACACATCTGACGCAGCTGAGCTTGTTTGGAACATGGCATGGCTTATCTTGCTGGGTTTGTTTGGCACCCTGCCCTGGCTGCGTTCCCTGGCCTATGTCTTGATCGGCGCTGGGGTAGTGGTAGTAATTTGGCGGCTGGTACGCTACTTCAAGTTCACCCGTCCATTGAACATCGCCCAGGTCGACGAGATGAGCGGGCCAGAATTTGAGCGCTTTATTGCAAAGTTATTAGCCTACCAAGGATATGAGGTTAGGTGCATTGGTGGGCTTGATGATTATGGTGTTGACCTGATCGCCAGCCGCGGTGGCCGCAAACACGCCATACAAGCCAAACGTTGGAAGCAACCGGTAAGCATAGAGGCGGTGCGCGCCGCCATTGCAGGCATGGCTTATCACCACTGTGATCGCGCCGTAGTGATTACGAGTAGCCACTTCACTAGACCCGCCAAAGAGTTGGCGAGGGGGACCCAGTGTTTACTGATTGACCGCCAGCAGCTCGCCTTAGAGATTGGCAAATGGCAGCAGGCACAAAAACCTAGCTCCTAG
- a CDS encoding DEAD/DEAH box helicase → MKFSEFNLDSRLSKGIQRAGYTQPTPIQEQAIPVALEGYDIIGTAQTGTGKTAAFVLPILNKLLDGPRNQSRALIVTPTRELAEQIRETIVTLASGTSLRCVTVYGGVGSRPQIEALRRGAEIIVACPGRLLDLANQNAARLNRIEMLVLDEADRMFDMGFLPDVKRIIQLLPPKRQNMLFSATFPKEVEDLAKSLLHNPKRVAVGISAPANTVAHSLYPLPRHLKTQMLLEMLKRSDAESVLVFTRTKHRAQKVTRQLEREGFMATALHGNRTQSQRQSALKGFRDGRYQVMVATDIAARGLDIESIKLVVNYDMPDTTDAYIHRIGRTGRAQRTGEAFTLVVNEDDRDMLRALERVMGKIETRKLDGFDYSAKAAPEVVAANQPRVKPSAAPQGRRPSPAPQGRKPSPAPQNRPGRSRSARKHRENDQYAKRLASYK, encoded by the coding sequence GTGAAATTTTCTGAGTTCAACCTTGATTCGCGCCTGTCGAAGGGCATTCAACGCGCCGGCTACACGCAGCCCACGCCGATCCAGGAACAGGCCATCCCCGTAGCGCTTGAAGGCTACGACATCATCGGCACGGCGCAAACCGGCACCGGCAAGACCGCAGCCTTCGTGCTGCCGATCCTGAACAAGCTGCTGGATGGGCCGCGCAACCAATCGCGCGCCCTGATCGTGACGCCGACGCGTGAGCTGGCCGAACAAATTCGCGAAACCATCGTCACCCTGGCCAGCGGCACCAGCCTGCGCTGCGTCACGGTGTATGGCGGCGTGGGTTCGCGCCCACAGATCGAAGCGCTGCGCCGCGGCGCTGAGATCATCGTGGCCTGCCCCGGCCGCCTGCTCGATCTGGCCAACCAGAACGCGGCGCGCCTGAACCGCATCGAGATGCTGGTGCTGGATGAAGCCGATCGCATGTTTGATATGGGCTTTCTACCAGATGTGAAGCGCATCATCCAGCTCTTGCCACCCAAGCGCCAGAACATGCTGTTCTCGGCCACCTTCCCCAAAGAGGTCGAGGACCTGGCAAAGAGCTTGCTGCACAATCCCAAGCGTGTGGCTGTGGGCATCAGTGCCCCGGCCAACACGGTAGCCCATTCGCTGTACCCGCTGCCGCGCCACTTGAAGACGCAAATGCTGCTGGAGATGCTCAAGCGCTCGGATGCCGAGTCAGTGCTGGTATTCACGCGCACCAAGCACCGCGCACAGAAAGTAACGCGCCAACTGGAGCGCGAAGGCTTCATGGCCACCGCGCTGCACGGTAACCGCACGCAGAGCCAGCGCCAGTCAGCGCTTAAGGGCTTCCGCGATGGCCGCTACCAGGTAATGGTAGCGACTGATATTGCCGCCCGCGGCCTGGATATCGAGAGCATCAAGCTGGTGGTCAATTATGACATGCCGGATACTACGGATGCCTACATCCACCGTATCGGCCGCACCGGCCGCGCTCAGCGCACCGGCGAAGCCTTTACGCTGGTAGTAAATGAGGATGACCGTGACATGCTGCGCGCCCTGGAGCGCGTGATGGGCAAGATCGAGACCCGCAAGCTGGATGGCTTCGATTACAGCGCCAAGGCCGCCCCCGAAGTGGTGGCCGCCAATCAGCCGCGCGTCAAGCCCAGCGCCGCCCCGCAAGGCCGCCGGCCCAGCCCGGCGCCACAGGGACGCAAGCCGAGCCCCGCCCCGCAGAACCGCCCGGGCCGTTCACGCTCGGCGCGCAAACACCGCGAGAACGACCAGTACGCCAAGCGGCTGGCTTCCTACAAGTAA